From Xiphophorus hellerii strain 12219 chromosome 20, Xiphophorus_hellerii-4.1, whole genome shotgun sequence, the proteins below share one genomic window:
- the sys1 gene encoding protein SYS1 homolog translates to MASNFRSYIWDPVLIICQIVLMQCIYYSFLGLWLAGVDSLVQSSRSLDQIFSYEVLGFATMQGRLSMMAFILNSLTCALGLWFFIRRGKQCLDFTVTVHFFHMIGCWIYNSHLPSALSWWLVNVACIALMAVIGEYLCMRTELRAIPVNTGPKSNL, encoded by the exons ATGGCCAGCAACTTCCGGAGCTACATCTGGGACCCGGTCCTCATTATCTGCCAGATTGTGTTGATGCAGTGCATCTACTACAGCTTCCTCGGCCTGTGGTTGGCTGGCGTGGACAGCCTTGTGCAGAGTAGTCGCTCCCTAGATCAGATCTTCAGCTATGAA gtcCTTGGTTTTGCTACCATGCAGGGAAGGCTCTCGATGATGGCGTTTATCTTGAACTCTCTTACATG CGCTTTGGGTCTGTGGTTCTTCATCCGTCGGGGGAAGCAGTGCCTGGACTTCACCGTCACCGTTCACTTCTTCCACATGATCGGCTGCTGGATCTATAACTCCCACCTTCCCTCGGCGCTCTCCTGGTGGCTCGTCAACGTGGCGTGCATCGCGCTGATGGCTGTGATCGGGGAGTACTTGTGCATGCGAACTGAGCTCAGGGCCATCCCAGTCAATACTGGACCCAAATCGAACCTGTGA